Proteins co-encoded in one Epinephelus moara isolate mb chromosome 13, YSFRI_EMoa_1.0, whole genome shotgun sequence genomic window:
- the LOC126399605 gene encoding E3 ubiquitin-protein ligase TRIM21-like — protein MTQEETESEQLFWETTRISTVNISPSQTNTDRQMASSNSLLSEDQFLCPICLDVFTRPVSTPCGHNFCMSCISSYWDDTPVSQCPVCKETFERRPDLRVNTFISGLASQFMSLQVTDSHIWSPDQQQARCGGAVLCDICTDTQQEAVKSCLECLTSYCDVHLEPHHRAAGLKRHTLVDPLASLQDRICKEHARCLTLFCIDDGVLLCDVCAGLRHINHDVTSPRQAYEEKKALLGDTEAKVQQMIQERLQKVRVMKESVEQSKTESKEDLMRLVSGIQKCQTELVKVMEEKQKAAEEQADGFISSMEREITELQRTTVKLRELKQTEDQLCFLQSFPNRSILPHTMDLSTLSLNRQAEIHHVQKSLNKSVSQLRMLLDKMNTVIQKLSDGTDVSNDATLEYVQQYEVDVVLDHDTAHPLLILSDDGKQVRYSMDSALWVNPTLSQNTFTVDLAVLGQRGFGHSFYFEVFVGGKTEWCLGVAKASIQRREAVVRSPHRGLWAIWFLKNKFEAFSSPNVRVYSGKVERVGVFVDYNGGQISFYDVQTATLIHSFTGCVFTEILHPYFNPCDNEYGSNLGPMIIVPVNPTE, from the coding sequence aaatgGCCTCCAGCAACAGTCTTTTATCTGAGGATCAGTTTCTTTGTCCCATCTGCCTGGATGTGTTCACTCGCCCAGTTTCCACTCCATGTGGACACAACTTCTGCATGTCCTGTATCTCATCTTACTGGGACGATACACCAGTCAGCCAGTGTCCAGTCTGTAAGGAGACATTTGAGAGGAGACCGGACCTCAGGGTCAACACTTTCATCTCAGGGCTTGCATCGCAGTTCATGTCGCTTCAAGTGACAGACTCTCACATCTGGAGCCCGGACCAACAGCAGGCTCGCTGTGGTGGAGCGGTGCTGTGTGATATTTGCACTGACACCCAGCAAGAGGCTGTCAAATCCTGTCTGGAGTGTCTGACTTCTTACTGCGACGTCCATCTAGAGCCTCATCACAGAGCTGCCGGCCTGAAGAGACACACACTGGTTGACCCCTTGGCGAGCCTGCAGGACAGGATCTGCAAGGAGCACGCCAGATGCCTGACGCTGTTCTGTATAGACGATGGGGTTTTGCTGTGTGACGTCTGCGCCGGTTTGCGCCACATCAACCATGACGTCACTTCTCCGCGGCAAGCTTATGAGGAGAAGAAAGCTTTGCTGGGGGACACTGAGGCCAAAGTGCAGCAGATGATCCAGGAGAGGCTGCAGAAGGTCCGAGTCATGAAGGAGTCAGTAGAACAAAGCAAGACAGAATCCAAGGAGGACTTGATGAGACTGGTGTCTGGCATCCAGAAGTGCCAGACGGAGCTTGTGaaggtgatggaggagaagcagaAAGCAGCAGAAGAACAGGCAGATGGGTTTATTAGCAGTATGGAGCGAGAGATAACCGAGCTGCAGAGGACAACAGTGAAGCTGAGGGAGCTGAAACAGACTGAAGACCAGCTTTGTTTCCTCCAGAGTTTCCCAAACCGATCCATCCTACCACACACAATGGACTTGTCCAcattaagtttaaacagacaaGCGGAGATACACCACGTACAGAAATCTTTGAACAAATCAGTGTCTCAGCTGCGAATGTTACTGGATAAAATGAACACAGTAATACAAAAACTCTCTGACGGCACAGACGTGTCAAACGATGCTACGCTGGAATACGTGCAGCAGTATGAAGTGGACGTTGTGCTCGATCATGATACCGCTCACCCTTTGCTCATTTTATCTGACGATGGGAAACAGGTGAGATACAGCATGGATTCAGCTTTGTGGGTAAACCCGACCCTGAGCCAGAACACGTTTACTGTAGATCTTGCAGTTCTGGGACAGAGAGGCTTTGGACATAGCTTTTACTTCGAGGTGTTTGTGGGCGGAAAGACAGAGTGGTGTCTGGGTGTGGCCAAGGCGTCAATCCAAAGGAGGGAGGCGGTTGTTCGGAGCCCTCATCGTGGACTCTGGGCCATCTGGTTCCTAAAGAATAAGTTCGAAGCCTTCAGTTCTCCAAATGTGCGGGTATACTCTGGGAAAGTGGAGCGGGTCGGCGTGTTTGTGGATTACAACGGAGGGCAAATTTCTTTCTATGACGTACAGACAGCAACACTCATTCACTCGTTCACTGGGTGTGTCTTTACTGAAATACTGCATCCGTACTTTAATCCTTGTGACAATGAATATGGTTCAAACTTGGGGCCGATGATAATTGTTCCTGTCAATCCTACGGAGTGA
- the LOC126399606 gene encoding E3 ubiquitin-protein ligase TRIM21-like yields the protein MAASNSLLSEDQFLCPICLDVFTRPVSTPCGHNFCMSCISSYWDDTPVSQCPVCKETFERRPDLRVNTFISGLASQFMSLQVTDSHIWSPDQQQARCGGAVLCDICTDTQQEAVKSCLECLTSYCDVHLEPHHRAAGLKRHTLVDPLASLQDRICKEHTRLLTLFCIDDGALLCDICAGLRHMKHGVVSVQRAYKEKKALLGDTEAKVQQMIQERLQKVRAMKESVEQSKTETKDVIAISVQDLTALVSEIQKSQTDLVKVMVEKQKAAEEQADGFISSMEREITELQRTTVKLRELKQTEDQLCFLQSFPNRSILPHTMDLSTSSFNRQAEIHYVRKSLNESVSQLRMNLNTMNTEIQKLSDGTDVSNDATLRYVQQYEVDVVLDPDTANPSLILSKDRKQVRYSMDSSVRRNQNLNLNPKMFTVALAVLGKKGFSRKFYFEVFVGGKTEWCLGVAKASGQRRGKFVRCPGSGFWVIRFQKDKFEAILSPNMLVHSGKVERVGVFVDYDGGQISFYDVHTATLIHSYTGCVFTEKLHPFFNPCDNEYGSNLGPMIIVPVGRTE from the coding sequence atgGCCGCCAGCAACAGTCTTTTATCTGAGGATCAGTTTCTTTGTCCCATCTGCCTGGATGTGTTCACTCGCCCAGTTTCCACTCCATGTGGACACAACTTCTGCATGTCCTGTATCTCATCTTACTGGGACGATACACCAGTCAGCCAGTGTCCAGTCTGTAAGGAGACATTTGAGAGGAGACCAGACCTCAGGGTCAACACTTTCATCTCAGGGCTTGCATCGCAGTTCATGTCGCTTCAAGTGACAGACTCTCACATCTGGAGCCCGGACCAACAGCAGGCTCGCTGTGGTGGAGCGGTGCTGTGTGATATTTGCACTGACACCCAGCAAGAGGCTGTCAAATCCTGTCTGGAGTGTCTGACTTCTTACTGCGACGTCCATCTAGAGCCTCATCACAGAGCTGCCGGCCTGAAGAGACACACACTGGTTGACCCCTTGGCGAGCCTGCAGGACAGGATCTGCAAGGAGCACACCAGACTCCTGACGTTGTTCTGTATAGACGATGGGGCTTTGCTGTGTGACATCTGTGCCGGTTTGCGCCACATGAAGCATGGCGTAGTTTCTGTGCAGCGAGCTTATAAAGAGAAGAAAGCTTTGCTGGGGGACACTGAGGCCAAAGTGCAGCAGATGATCCAGGAGAGGCTGCAGAAGGTCCGAGCCATGAAGGAGTCAGTAGAACAAAGCAAGACAGAAACCAAAGATGTGATCGCAATCAGCGTGCAGGACTTGACGGCACTGGTCTCTGAGATCCAGAAGAGCCAGACGGACCTTGTGAAGGTGATGGTGGAGAAGCAGAAAGCAGCAGAAGAACAGGCAGATGGGTTTATTAGCAGTATGGAGCGAGAGATAACCGAGCTGCAGAGGACAACAGTGAAGCTGAGGGAGCTGAAACAGACTGAAGACCAGCTTTGTTTCCTCCAGAGTTTCCCAAACCGATCCATCCTACCACACACAATGGACTTGTCCACATCCAGTTTTAACAGACAAGCGGAGATACACTACGTACGGAAATCTCTGAACGAATCAGTGTCTCAGCTGAGAATGAATCTGAATACAATgaacacagaaatacaaaaactcTCTGACGGTACAGACGTGTCAAACGATGCTACGCTGAGATATGTGCAGCAGTATGAAGTGGACGTTGTTCTCGATCCTGACACTGCTAACCCTAGCCTCATTTTATctaaagacaggaaacaggtgAGATACAGCATGGATTCCAGTGTTCGGAGAAACcagaacctgaacctgaaccctAAAATGTTCACTGTAGCTCTTGCAGTTCTGGGAAAGAAAGGCTTCTCACGTaagttttactttgaagtgtTTGTGGGTGGAAAGACAGAGTGGTGTCTGGGCGTGGCCAAGGCTTCAGGCCAGAGGAGGGGGAAATTTGTTCGGTGTCCCGGCTCTGGATTCTGGGTCATCAGGTTCCAGAAGGACAAGTTCGAAGCCATCCTTTCACCAAACATGCTGGTACACTCAGGAAAAGTGGAGCGGGTCGGCGTGTTTGTGGATTATGATGGCGGGCAAATTTCTTTCTATGACGTACATACAGCAACACTAATTCACTCGTACACTGGGTGTGTCTTTACTGAGAAACTGCATCCGTTCTTTAATCCTTGTGACAATGAATATGGTTCAAACTTGGGGCCGATGATAATTGTTCCTGTCGGTCGCACAGAGTGA